Proteins encoded together in one Acidaminococcus timonensis window:
- a CDS encoding acyl-CoA dehydratase activase-related protein, whose translation MSTYRVGLDIGSTTCKIVVLDNHSHMVFSRYKRHQANVAGVLREELKNLRSQIGGASLKLKITGSVGMGVAEKFDLPFVQEVIAATKFVKTKYPEAATLIDIGGEDAKIVYIKKDGSCDLRMNGNCAGGTGAFLDQMAVLLGIPIEQLNGLAEKAKHVHYIASRCGVFAKTDIQNLLAKNVSREDIAISIFHAVAVQVIATLSHGCTIEPKVLLCGGPLTFMPALRKALMDCLQIPYVNFIVPENANLIPAYGTALSASDAPSISFDQLIEKLESAPRVSVRTDDVLPPIFQSPEDYAAWKKAKEADFIQLTPLTADTDEVYVGIDSGSTTTKLVVTNPKDEILFTHYGPNNGNPIGAVQEAFEAFYAECLKVGANPKILGSCSTGYGEDLIKAAFGLKTGIIETIAHYLAARKINKDVSFILDIGGQDMKAIFVDHGVLNRMELNESCSSGCGTFLETFAKGLNYSVSDFAKLACEAKEPCDLGTRCTVFMNSKVKQSLREGVTIADISAGLAYSVIKNCLYKVLKLQNTHELGTDIVLQGGTMKNDAVVRAFELLTGTTVHRSNIPEIMGAYGCALFARSRAEGEVTLDEMIHVANYTDSQLQCHGCENNCLIKKYNFSNGRVYFSGNKCEKFFTNNGEDQKPGENIYDYKYRLLFDRPVNEDAKRTIGIPRCLNMYEDYPFWHALFTTCGLKVQLSDPSTFKNYEGGIHDVMSDNICFPAKLVHGHINDLIRKRVNRIFMPYVIYERQDDKRQLNSYNCPVVSGYSDVIKSVVDTDIPIDSPPINFQDPNLLKKQIRKYLSYIGFDRFTADKALKAALKAQDEYGKAIKAKNEEILADSRKNHQLTILLAGRPYHTDPLIQHKLSESIAAMGINVINEDLVRDDSSITVDDSYLVRQWAYINRISKAADWVARQDNSVHFMEMTSFGCGPDAFLQDEVRGILQRHGKALTLLKIDDVSNIGSLKLRVRSMVDSIRYNRDAKPKEEPFVQPPRFEKSMKDYTILSPFFTPFISPLIPSVLKNIGYHVVTLPESTMQTADLGLKYANNEVCYPATLVVGDFIRALQSGKYDPKKTAVAITQTGGQCRASNYFGLIKHALIAAGFKDTPVISLATSKNIQNDQPGFEINWLKIAKITISTVLFSDCLSKFFNASVVRETVKGKAQELKDKYLELAKKEIEANNSNGLLKLLKEAASEFNALAKPDVHLPQVGIVGEIYLKFNAFAHKNVTGWLMEHGIEVMPPLLTPFFMQAFVNRITNRKFGLERHHIPNVIVDVIYMWVTKQIKKFNEIGEQFSYFTPIEDIFDLANEGKAIINMAAQFGEGWLLPAEIVNFAKHGINNVMSLQPFGCIANHIISKGIEKKVKALYPQLNLLSLDFDSSVSDANVANRLLLFVENIQTSGVPQPKARAEKKKEGFFDENLARREIMI comes from the coding sequence ATGAGTACGTATCGTGTAGGTTTAGACATCGGATCCACCACCTGTAAGATCGTGGTGCTGGACAACCATTCCCATATGGTATTCTCCCGGTACAAACGGCACCAGGCCAATGTGGCCGGCGTCCTGAGGGAAGAACTGAAGAATCTCCGTTCCCAGATCGGCGGCGCCAGCCTGAAACTGAAGATCACCGGATCGGTGGGCATGGGCGTTGCAGAGAAATTCGACCTGCCTTTTGTGCAGGAAGTGATCGCGGCCACCAAGTTCGTGAAAACCAAATATCCGGAAGCTGCAACCCTGATCGACATCGGCGGCGAAGACGCCAAGATTGTCTACATTAAAAAGGATGGCAGCTGCGACCTGCGCATGAACGGCAACTGCGCCGGCGGTACCGGGGCTTTCCTGGATCAGATGGCCGTCCTGCTGGGGATTCCCATCGAACAACTGAACGGGCTGGCAGAAAAAGCCAAACACGTCCATTACATTGCCTCCCGCTGCGGTGTATTCGCCAAGACGGACATCCAGAACCTGCTGGCCAAGAACGTGAGCCGGGAAGACATCGCCATCTCCATTTTCCATGCGGTGGCAGTCCAGGTGATCGCCACGTTGAGCCATGGCTGTACCATCGAACCCAAGGTCCTGCTGTGCGGCGGCCCGCTGACCTTCATGCCGGCCCTGCGCAAGGCCCTGATGGATTGCCTGCAGATTCCCTATGTGAACTTCATCGTTCCGGAGAACGCCAACCTGATTCCGGCCTACGGCACGGCCCTCAGCGCGTCCGATGCCCCCTCCATCAGCTTCGATCAGCTCATTGAAAAGCTGGAAAGCGCTCCCAGGGTATCCGTCCGGACCGATGATGTACTGCCTCCCATCTTCCAGTCGCCGGAGGACTATGCGGCCTGGAAAAAGGCCAAGGAAGCAGACTTCATCCAGCTGACTCCCCTGACGGCAGATACGGACGAAGTGTACGTGGGCATCGACTCCGGTTCCACCACCACCAAGCTGGTGGTCACCAATCCCAAAGACGAGATCCTGTTCACCCATTACGGTCCCAACAACGGCAACCCCATCGGTGCCGTCCAGGAGGCCTTCGAGGCCTTCTACGCAGAATGCCTGAAAGTGGGGGCCAACCCCAAAATCCTGGGCAGCTGCTCCACAGGCTACGGGGAAGATCTGATCAAGGCTGCCTTCGGCCTGAAGACCGGCATCATCGAGACCATCGCCCACTACCTGGCCGCCCGGAAAATCAACAAGGATGTCTCTTTCATCCTGGATATCGGCGGACAGGATATGAAGGCCATTTTTGTGGACCACGGTGTGCTGAACCGGATGGAACTGAACGAATCCTGTTCCTCCGGCTGCGGTACTTTCCTGGAAACCTTTGCCAAGGGCCTGAACTACAGTGTCAGTGATTTTGCCAAGCTGGCCTGCGAAGCCAAGGAACCCTGCGACCTGGGTACCCGCTGCACCGTGTTCATGAACTCCAAGGTGAAGCAGAGCCTGCGGGAAGGAGTCACCATCGCCGACATCTCCGCCGGTTTGGCCTATTCCGTCATCAAGAACTGCCTGTACAAGGTACTGAAGCTGCAGAACACCCACGAACTGGGCACGGATATCGTGCTCCAGGGCGGTACCATGAAGAACGATGCCGTGGTCCGGGCCTTCGAACTGCTCACCGGCACCACTGTACACCGCAGCAACATCCCCGAGATCATGGGAGCCTATGGCTGCGCCCTGTTCGCCCGGAGCCGGGCCGAAGGGGAAGTGACCCTGGACGAGATGATCCATGTGGCCAACTATACTGACAGCCAGCTCCAGTGCCACGGCTGTGAAAACAACTGCCTGATCAAGAAATACAATTTCAGCAACGGCAGAGTGTACTTTTCCGGCAACAAATGCGAAAAGTTCTTCACCAACAACGGGGAAGACCAGAAGCCCGGGGAAAACATCTATGACTACAAATACCGGCTGCTGTTCGACCGGCCGGTGAATGAGGATGCCAAGCGGACCATCGGCATCCCCCGCTGCCTGAACATGTATGAAGACTATCCTTTCTGGCATGCCCTGTTCACCACCTGCGGCCTGAAAGTGCAGCTGTCCGATCCCTCCACCTTCAAGAACTACGAAGGCGGCATCCACGATGTGATGAGCGACAACATCTGCTTCCCGGCCAAGCTGGTCCACGGACATATCAATGACCTGATCCGCAAGCGGGTGAACCGGATCTTCATGCCCTACGTGATCTACGAACGGCAGGACGACAAGCGGCAGCTGAACAGCTACAACTGCCCGGTGGTCTCCGGGTATTCCGACGTGATCAAGAGCGTGGTGGATACGGACATTCCCATCGATTCCCCGCCCATCAACTTCCAGGATCCGAACCTGCTGAAGAAGCAGATCCGGAAATACCTGAGCTACATCGGTTTCGACCGGTTCACCGCCGACAAGGCCCTGAAAGCGGCCCTCAAAGCCCAGGATGAATACGGCAAGGCCATCAAGGCCAAAAACGAGGAAATCCTGGCAGACAGCCGGAAGAACCATCAGCTGACCATCCTGCTGGCCGGCCGGCCCTACCATACGGACCCGCTGATCCAGCACAAGCTCAGCGAATCCATTGCGGCCATGGGCATCAACGTGATCAACGAAGACCTGGTGCGGGACGACAGTTCCATCACCGTGGACGATTCCTATCTGGTGCGCCAGTGGGCCTACATCAACCGGATCTCCAAGGCCGCTGACTGGGTGGCCCGCCAGGACAACTCCGTGCACTTCATGGAAATGACCTCCTTCGGCTGCGGCCCGGATGCCTTCCTCCAGGACGAGGTACGGGGCATCCTCCAGCGCCACGGCAAGGCCCTGACCCTGCTGAAGATCGACGATGTGTCCAACATCGGATCCCTGAAGCTGCGGGTCCGCTCCATGGTGGACAGCATCCGCTACAACAGGGATGCCAAACCCAAGGAAGAACCCTTCGTACAGCCGCCCCGCTTCGAGAAGAGCATGAAGGATTACACCATCCTGTCTCCGTTCTTCACCCCGTTCATTTCGCCCCTGATTCCCTCCGTCCTGAAGAATATCGGGTACCATGTGGTGACCCTGCCGGAAAGCACCATGCAGACGGCGGACCTGGGCCTGAAATATGCCAACAACGAAGTCTGCTACCCGGCCACCCTGGTGGTGGGCGACTTCATCCGGGCCCTGCAGTCCGGCAAATATGACCCCAAAAAGACCGCCGTGGCCATCACCCAGACCGGCGGCCAGTGCCGGGCGTCCAACTACTTCGGCCTGATCAAGCATGCCCTGATCGCAGCCGGCTTCAAGGATACTCCGGTGATTTCCCTGGCCACCAGCAAGAATATCCAGAACGACCAGCCCGGGTTCGAAATCAATTGGCTGAAGATCGCCAAGATCACCATTTCTACCGTCCTGTTCTCTGACTGCCTGTCCAAATTCTTCAATGCTTCCGTAGTACGGGAGACAGTAAAGGGCAAGGCCCAGGAGCTGAAGGACAAATATCTGGAACTGGCCAAGAAAGAGATCGAAGCCAACAACTCCAACGGCCTGCTGAAACTGCTGAAGGAAGCCGCGTCGGAATTCAACGCTCTGGCCAAGCCGGATGTGCACCTGCCCCAGGTGGGGATCGTGGGCGAAATCTACCTGAAGTTCAATGCCTTTGCCCACAAGAACGTGACCGGCTGGCTCATGGAGCACGGCATCGAAGTAATGCCTCCGCTCCTGACTCCGTTCTTCATGCAGGCGTTCGTGAACCGGATCACCAACCGGAAATTCGGTCTGGAACGGCACCATATCCCCAATGTCATTGTGGATGTCATTTACATGTGGGTCACCAAACAGATCAAGAAATTCAATGAGATCGGGGAACAGTTCTCCTACTTCACCCCCATCGAGGATATCTTCGACCTGGCCAATGAGGGCAAGGCCATCATCAACATGGCTGCCCAGTTCGGCGAAGGCTGGCTGCTGCCGGCGGAAATCGTGAACTTCGCCAAACACGGCATCAACAATGTGATGAGCCTGCAGCCCTTCGGCTGTATCGCCAACCACATCATCTCCAAGGGCATCGAAAAGAAGGTCAAGGCCCTGTATCCCCAGCTGAACCTGCTGAGCCTGGACTTCGACAGCAGCGTCAGCGACGCCAACGTAGCCAACCGGCTGCTGCTGTTCGTGGAGAACATCCAGACCTCCGGCGTACCCCAGCCCAAAGCCAGGGCCGAAAAGAAGAAGGAAGGCTTCTTCGACGAAAACCTGGCCCGCCGGGAAATCATGATTTAA
- a CDS encoding helix-turn-helix domain-containing protein, with the protein MARHSYEFKKKIVLEYLNSDKGCISISRKYGMASSSQLLKWAAAYKAFGDNGLKRSRSQKIYSFKEKLSVVESYLTNEISYQELAIRVGINNPSLISRWVNEFKIAGPDALRSHKKGRKKTLSQSKPKKTDTQVQQPMVNISVEHVQELENENLKLRIENAFLKELRRLRLEDEAKMRELRKSSPVSEDHSS; encoded by the coding sequence ATGGCAAGACACAGCTATGAATTTAAGAAAAAAATAGTACTGGAATACTTGAACAGTGACAAAGGGTGTATTTCTATTTCACGTAAATATGGGATGGCAAGTAGCAGCCAGCTGCTAAAGTGGGCTGCTGCTTACAAGGCATTTGGAGATAATGGTCTGAAGAGATCTCGCTCTCAAAAAATATACTCTTTCAAAGAAAAACTTTCTGTGGTAGAGTCTTACTTAACAAATGAAATCTCATATCAGGAATTGGCAATTCGTGTAGGAATCAACAATCCGTCATTGATTTCCAGATGGGTCAATGAATTTAAAATTGCGGGGCCGGATGCGTTACGGTCACATAAAAAAGGTAGGAAAAAGACTTTGAGCCAATCAAAACCCAAAAAAACAGATACCCAGGTTCAACAACCGATGGTCAACATCAGTGTGGAACATGTCCAGGAGTTAGAGAATGAAAACCTTAAACTCCGAATAGAGAATGCTTTTTTAAAAGAACTGAGGAGACTGCGTTTAGAGGACGAAGCAAAAATGAGAGAGTTGCGAAAATCATCTCCAGTCTCCGAGGATCATTCAAGTTGA
- a CDS encoding IS3 family transposase, whose translation MSSLRGSFKLKDILSYTQMPKATYMYWQKRFDRENPDQEVEEKIQEIRSQHKDYGYRRMTGELKNQGICVNKKKVQRIMQKLSLQVTSFTRKSRKYSSYKGKVGTIAPNRIHRRFETNIPHQKITTDTSEFKYYEADSQGHLTLRKLYLDPFLDMFNNEIISYGIAKYPSANSILEAQAKAIKITADCPYRRTFHSDQGWAYQMKFYTKRLKNERIFQSMSRKGNCHDNAVMENFFGLLKQEIYYGVTYYSYKELKGAIERYIKYYNEQRIKEKLGWKSPVQYRLSLQAA comes from the coding sequence ATCTCCAGTCTCCGAGGATCATTCAAGTTGAAAGACATTCTCTCCTATACGCAAATGCCCAAAGCAACCTATATGTACTGGCAGAAACGGTTTGACCGCGAGAATCCAGACCAGGAAGTAGAGGAGAAAATACAGGAAATCCGCAGCCAGCATAAAGATTATGGATACCGTCGCATGACCGGTGAGCTAAAGAACCAAGGGATTTGCGTGAACAAGAAGAAAGTTCAACGTATCATGCAGAAACTGAGCCTTCAGGTAACATCTTTTACCCGGAAGAGCCGTAAATACAGCTCCTATAAGGGTAAGGTAGGAACCATTGCTCCAAATAGGATACATCGTCGTTTTGAGACGAATATCCCTCACCAGAAGATTACGACCGACACTTCAGAATTCAAATACTATGAAGCAGATTCACAGGGACATTTGACTCTGCGCAAGCTTTATCTGGATCCTTTCCTGGACATGTTCAATAATGAAATCATCAGCTATGGAATAGCCAAATATCCTTCGGCTAACAGCATACTGGAAGCTCAAGCCAAAGCAATCAAAATTACTGCTGATTGTCCGTATCGAAGAACATTTCACTCCGATCAGGGCTGGGCATACCAAATGAAATTCTATACCAAAAGACTAAAAAACGAACGAATTTTTCAGAGCATGTCTCGAAAAGGCAACTGTCATGATAACGCTGTAATGGAAAACTTCTTCGGCTTACTGAAGCAGGAAATATATTACGGAGTGACCTACTACAGCTACAAAGAATTAAAAGGCGCTATCGAACGATACATCAAATACTATAACGAGCAAAGAATCAAGGAAAAACTGGGCTGGAAAAGTCCTGTTCAATACAGGCTTTCCTTGCAGGCAGCATAA